A single region of the Salvia miltiorrhiza cultivar Shanhuang (shh) chromosome 8, IMPLAD_Smil_shh, whole genome shotgun sequence genome encodes:
- the LOC130998392 gene encoding uncharacterized protein LOC130998392, which translates to MKYKTLHSFFNDNKKRQRVVEESSTSPILETSMLDMDNNVASEMITPVTPPTNIIEQSSQKEVQKLDPNFNNFHIERDLGLRMSIWSYSVDKRDEIRRAYLTMGPYQGIPEKSSEYMDKNRRKFVPAWYKKFPDWLEYSPIKNAAYCLHRFLFVKPSAHPWANAFNVDGFQNWKKVSNGDKCSFLIHERKCPNSSHKKAVKQSLDLMNSLQHIERVIDKQSSEMVEKNRLRLKVSIDVAKLCAFQGIAFRARDECPDSSNRGNFLEIINHTASYSDEVKSVVLGNAPQNASYTSHQIQKEILFIYASKIHKFIREKIGDAKYCIIVDESRDESKREQMAIVLRFVDKDGYIRERFFDIVHVEDTKSATLKYEISAVLSRNNLIISNMRGQGYDGASTMRVGFSCSS; encoded by the exons ATGAAGTATAAAACACTACATTCGTTTTTCAATGACAACAAGAAACGCCAAAGGGTTGTTGAGGAGAGTTCAACTTCTCCTATTTTAGAAACTTCAATGCTTGATATGGATAATAATGTTGCTTCTGAAATGATCACTCCGGTGACTCCACCAACAAATATTATTGAGCAGTCTTCTCAAAAAGAGGTACAAAAGCTTGATcccaattttaataattttcatATAGAACGAGATCTCGGATTGCGTATGTCTATATGGAGTTATTCAGTAGATAAAAGAGATGAGATTAGGCGTGCTTATTTAACTATGGGTCCTTATCAAGGAATTCCAGAAAAATCCTCAGAGTATATGGATAAAAACCGTAGAAAGTTTGTACCAGCGTGGTATAAGAAATTCCCTGATTGGTTGGAATATTCACCTATAAAAAATGCTGCTTATTGTCTTCATCGTTTTCTTTTTGTCAAGCCATCTGCACATCCATGGGCTAATGCGTTTAATGTGGACGGATTTCAAAATTGGAAAAAAGTAAGCAATGGTGATAAATGTTCTTTTTTGATTCATGAAAGAAAATGCCCGAATTCTTCGCATAAGAAAGCTGTAAAACAGTCTCTTGATTTGATGAATTCATTGCAACATATTGAAAGGGTCATAGACAAGCAATCCTCTGAGATGGTTGAGAAAAATCGTTTGAGACTTAAAGTTTCTATTGATGTTGCAAAATTGTGTGCGTTTCAAGGCATAGCTTTTAGAGCTCGTGATGAATGTCCAGATTCAAGTAATCGAGGGAATTTCTTAGAGATTATAAATCATACAGCTTCTTACAGTGATGAGGTGAAGTCGGTTGTCTTGGGAAATGCTCCTCAAAATGCTTCTTATACTTCCCATCAAATCCAAAAGGAgattttattcatttatgcTAGCAAGATTCATAAATTTATCAGAGAAAAAATTGGTGATGCCAAGTATTGTATTATTGTGGATGAATCACGAGATGAGTCAAAAAGAGAGCAAATGGCTATTGTTTTGAGATTTGTGGATAAAGATGGCTATATTCGTGAGCGATTTTTTGACATAGTACATGTGGAGGATACTAAGTCTGCTACTTTGAAATATGAGATTTCTGCTGTTCTTTCTCGCAATAATCTTATCATATCGAACATGCGGGGACAAGGTTATGATGGTGCTAGCACTATGCGAG TTGGTTTTAGTTGCAGTAGCTAA